A window of Chaetodon auriga isolate fChaAug3 chromosome 2, fChaAug3.hap1, whole genome shotgun sequence contains these coding sequences:
- the cenps gene encoding centromere protein S, which translates to MSVDKDETHQRLKAAVHYTVGRICQKTGADYRREFSRQVIAAITEAAFRQCDVFAKDLEAFARHAKRSTVSTEDVKLIARRSTALSNYIQNKSEELNQEQRDLKKKNTGKRKSRDTEEESRE; encoded by the exons ATGTCTGTTGATAAAGACGAGACGCATCAG AGGTTAAAGGCAGCAGTCCATTATACTGTGGGTCGAATATGTCAGAAGACCGGAGCAGACTACCGGAGAGAGTTCAGTCGACAAGTCATAGCAGCGATAACGGAGGCAGCATTCAGACAATGTG ATGTATTTGCTAAAGACCTGGAGGCCTTTGCAAG GCATGCTAAAAGAAGCACAGTGTCTACAGAAGATGTAAAGCTCATAGCCCGTCGCAGCACTGCACTG TCCAACtacatacaaaataaaagtgaagaaCTGAACCAGGAGCAGAGGGATTTGAAAAAGAAGAATActgggaagaggaagagcagagacactgaggaggaaaGCAGAGAATAA
- the h6pd gene encoding GDH/6PGL endoplasmic bifunctional protein has product MQEALTVQRVVHGTTAAQELDGSDQSMFVTVFLLLVTVCAQGGNGEEREEAQRPGHVSVVIVGGTGDLAKKYLWQGFFELYINQVRGGNTFSFYGGGLSPADKGRPALSEILKAVSCTKDLSQERCALLKEQFLRLSQYRQLKDLEDYQDLAKHIEQELQQEGLTEAGRLFYLSVPAFAYADIAEKINSSCRPTGGAWLRVVLEKPFGHDFRSAQVLASQLGSSLKDQEMYRIDHYLGKQVVAKILPFRVENRKFLDPIWNRHHIERVEIVLKETLDVKGRIPFYDQYGVVRDVLQNHLTEVMTLLTMRLPMNLSSSEEVLQNKLQIFTSLLPVGKNQAVVGQYQAYKTEVQQELNKTKDHFSPTPTFAAVLAYVDEAQYEGVPILLISGKMLDERVGYARILFKNDVFCVQNHNNIHCKPKQIVFHFGHGSLRYPAILVSKNLFKPVLMDGEWKEVTEHTDVNILGLPISDYYVQTPTEQKEAYSELISHIFAGRKNSFVSTENLLASWGFWTPLLSSLVSSFPRIYPGGAENGDLLDVRVKGKDISYNSEVVIISNDQMGGTSANSFQVMQGKFRSADMVTAWPEELVERLAADIQEAAEAAVHQGGVFHLALSGGSSPLALFHRLTQHHFSFPWKNTHVWMVDERCVPLNELESNFHNLHEHLLQHVRIPYYNIHPMPVQINQRLCVEEDGGPLLYEKEFSKLVNGSSFHFVLLGVGHDSHTASLFPGGKVDEHGESLVALTESPIKPHQRMSLTFSAINKAHTVAILVMGKGKHELITQLSRVKDNPDKWPVTGVKPAHGRLVWYIDYDALLG; this is encoded by the exons GAGTTGGACGGTTCGGACCAGAGcatgtttgtgactgtgttCCTGCTTCTGGTCACTGTGTGTGCCCAGGGAGGAAATggcgaggagagagaggaggcacagAGACCCGGTCATGTTTCGGTGGTGATAGTAGGAGGCACAGGCGACCTGGCAAAGAAGTACCTGTGGCAGGGCTTCTTCGAGTTGTACATTAACCAGGTCAGAGGTGGGAACACCTTTTCCTTCTATGGCGGAGGACTGTCGCCTGCTGACAAGGGCAGACCGGCCCTCTCTGAGATTCTGAAGGCAGTGTCCTGCACAAAGGACTTATCACAGGAGCGCTGTGCTCTGCTGAAAGAGCAGTTCCTGCGGCTCTCACAGTATCGGCAGCTGAAGGACCTAGAGGACTACCAGGATCTGGCCAAGCACATTGAGCAAGAACTTCAACAAGAGGGGTTaacagaggcaggcagactCTTCTACCTCTCAGTACCAGCCTTTGCATATGCAGACATCGCTGAAAAGATAAATAGTAGTTGCAGGCCGACCGGCGGGGCGTGGCTGAGGGTGGTGCTGGAGAAACCTTTTGGACATGACTTCAGGAGCGCTCAGGTACTTGCATCTCAGCTCGGGAGCTCCCTGAAGGATCAAGAAATGTACAGAATTGACCATTACCTGGGGAAGCAG GTGGTGGCAAAGATACTTCCATTCAGAGTAGAGAACAGAAAATTTCTGGATCCCATCTGGAACAGGCACCACATAGAGAGAGTGGAGATTGTATTGAAAGAGACCCTGGATGTTAAAG GTCGTATTCCCTTCTATGACCAGTATGGGGTGGTCAGAGATGTGCTACAGAACCATCTGACTGAGGTCATGACCCTGTTGACCATGAGGCTTCCCATGAAtctgagcagcagtgaggaagTCCTGCAAAACAAGCTGCAGATCTTCACCTCCCTGCTGCCCGTAGGAAAGAATCAAGCTGTGGTCGGCCAGTACCAAGCGTACAAAACAGAGGTCCAGCAGGAGCTGAATAAGACAAAAGATCACTTCAGTCCCACTCCAACATTTGCAG CTGTATTGGCATACGTCGATGAGGCCCAGTATGAAGGTGTCCCAATTCTTTTGATCTCGGGGAAGATGTTAGATGAACGGGTGGGATATGCACGCATACTTTTCAAGAATGACGTCTTTTGTGTTCAGAACCACAACAACATTCACTGCAAGCCCAAACAGATCGTTTTCCACTTTGGGCATGGCAGCCTTCGATATCCAGCTATTCTTGTAAGTAAGAATTTATTCAAGCCAGTTTTGATGGACGGTGAGTGGAAGGAAGTGACAGAGCACACAGATGTCAACATTCTAGGTTTACCTATTTCAGACTATTATGTGCAGACTCCAACAGAGCAGAAGGAAGCTTATTCAGAActtatttctcacatttttgcCGGACGCAAGAATAGTTTTGTTAGTACTGAAAACTTGCTGGCTTCCTGGGGCTTCTGGACACCGCTACTCAGTAGCCTCGTCAGCTCTTTTCCCCGCATCTACCCCGGGGGTGCCGAGAACGGGGACCTGCTGGACGTGCGGGTGAAAGGCAAAGACATTAGCTACAACAGTGAGGTGGTGATTATCAGCAATGATCAAATGGGCGGCACGTCAGCGAACAGTTTCCAAGTGATGCAAGGCAAGTTTCGCAGCGCTGACATGGTGACTGCCTGGcctgaggagctggtggagaggcTAGCTGCAGACATACAGGAAGCAGCGGAGGCAGCCGTGCACCAGGGCGGTGTGTTCCATCTTGCCCTCTCTGGTGGGTCCTCTCCCCTCGCTCTGTTCCACAGGTTGACCCAGCACCACTTCTCCTTCCCCTGGAAGAACACCCATGTGTGGATGGTGGACGAGCGCTGCGTGCCGCTGAACGAACTGGAGTCCAACTTCCATAACCTGCATGAACATCTACTGCAACATGTGAGGATACCCTATTACAACATCCACCCCATGCCAGTGCAGATCAACCAGCGTCTAtgtgtggaggaggatggagggccACTGCTGTATGAGAAAGAGTTCAGCAAGCTGGTGAATGGCTCCAGCTTCCACTTTGTGCTGCTGGGAGTTGGCCACGACAGCCACACGGCCTCTCTGTTCCCTGGCGGTAAAGTGGATGAACATGGGGAGAGTCTGGTGGCCCTCACTGAGAGCCCCATCAAGCCTCACCAGCGCATGAGCCTCACTTTCAGTGCCATTAACAAAGCCCACACGGTCGCTATTTTAGTGATGGGCAAAGGCAAGCATGAGCTGATCACCCAGCTGAGCCGAGTCAAGGACAACCCAGACAAATGGCCCGTCACCGGGGTGAAGCCCGCTCACGGCAGACTTGTTTGGTACATAGACTATGATGCACTTTTAGGATAG
- the rbp7b gene encoding retinoid-binding protein 7: MPVDYTGTWDIASNVNFEAYMVALGIDFATRKIASMLKPQKVIKQDGDCFTIKTLTSFRNYDTSFKIGEEFKEVTKGMDNRLCQTVVNWKNDKLVCVQKGEKKNRGWTHWIEGEELHLELTCENQVCKQIYKRTL, translated from the exons ATGCCTGTCGACTACACCGGGACGTGGGACATTGCCAGCAATGTCAATTTTGAGGCATACATGGTTGCACTTG GCATTGATTTTGCAACACGCAAGATCGCCTCGATGTTGAAGCCCCAGAAGGTGATTAAGCAAGACGGAGACTGCTTCACAATCAAAACACTGACCTCGTTCAGAAATTACGATACTTCCTTCAAAATCGGAGAGGAGTTCAAAGAGGTGACCAAAGGCATGGACAACAGGCTATGCCAG ACTGTGGTCAACTGGAAAAATGATAAGCTGGTGTGTGTtcagaaaggagagaagaagaaccgAGGGTGGACTCACTGGATTGAGGGAGAAGAGCTTCATCTG GAACTTACTTGTGAGAATCAAGTCTGCAAGCAAATTTACAAAAGGACTCTGTGA
- the LOC143328581 gene encoding uncharacterized protein LOC143328581 encodes MFLYMLIFMAYHSSRWIPRNQRLKFQIVNAVFMALILVPQLYVMGRPKSSRYCRQPLLNNLSASVALSFIASGFSVVFTLLDPVPQSLWASCHVFGLLTCGQGLCTAILTLTATACVKTTPELYYMSLVLTVASIFSTGFFMVRGGLWLTNRLPVTDLSTNNER; translated from the exons ATGTTCCTCTACATGTTAATCTTCATGGCATATCATAGCAGCAGATGGATACCGAGGAATCAGAGGTTAAAAtt TCAGATAGTGAACGCGGTGTTCATGGCACTCATTCTGGTCCCTCAGCTCTACGTCATGGGAAG gcCTAAATCCTCAAGATACTGCAGGCAGCCTCTTTTGAACAACCTGTCTGCCTCCGTTGCCTTGTCTTTCATAGCTTCAG GTTTTTCAGTGGTGTTTACATTGTTAGACCCAGTTCCTCAGAGCTTGTGGGCGTCCTGTCACGTGTTTGGGCTGCTGACATGTGGACAAGGACTGTGCACTGCCATCCTGACTCTGACAGCAACAGCATGT GTGAAGACCACCCCTGAGCTGTACTACATGTCCCTTGTTCTAACAGTCGCTTCCATTTTCAGCACAG GGTTTTTCATGGTGAGAGGAGGACTCTGGTTGACCAACAGGCTGCCTGTGACGGACCTGAGCACAAACAATGAGCGATAA